One genomic window of Megalobrama amblycephala isolate DHTTF-2021 unplaced genomic scaffold, ASM1881202v1 scaffold400, whole genome shotgun sequence includes the following:
- the LOC125261348 gene encoding gastrula zinc finger protein XlCGF8.2DB-like, translated as MKIIIKDETEDMKIEETFRVKHEDTEEQTDLMALKEASHELNERKEEKEHYDKHHDFMIGERLTQAKKSSLQKRAQKTRTKSYFTCQQCGKSFDQHRNLQVHLRVHTRESPFTCQQCGKSFTCEGHLKVHMRVHTGEKPYTCKQCGKSFTVKGNLRAHMRIHTGEKPHTCKQCGKSFSQNVSLKIHMRIHTGEKPHTCKQCGKSFSQKGSLKIHMRIHTREKPHTCQECGKSFTVKGSLINHMRTHTREKPYTCQECGHSFIAKGNLIVHMRIHTGESSFTCEQCGQSFTQKGNLKVHMRTHTGEKPYTCTLCGNGFTQEQGLRKHMNIHTGEKLFTCDQCEKSFRFTGDLKCHMRIHSKENSFRSRHCGKSRGVKSI; from the coding sequence ACCTGATGGCACTGAAAGAGGCGAGTCATGAACTTAATGAAAGGAAAGAGGAGAAAGAACATTACGATAAACATCATGATTTCATGATTGGAGAAAGATTGACACAGGCTAAAAAGTCTTCCTTacaaaaaagagctcaaaagacaagaactaaaagttatttcacctgccaacagtgtggaaagagttttgacCAACATAGAAACCTTCAAGTCCACTTGAGAGTTCACACTAGAGAGAGCCCCTTCacttgccaacagtgtggaaagagtttcacatgtGAAGGacaccttaaagtccacatgagagttcacactggagaaaagccttacacctgcaaacaatgtggaaagagttttactgtaaaaggaaaccttagagcccacatgagaattcacactggagaaaagcctcacacctgcaaacaatgtggaaagagcttcagTCAAAATGTAAGCCTTAAaattcacatgagaattcacactggagaaaagcctcacacctgcaaacaatgtggaaagagtttcagtcaaaaaggaagccttaaaATCCACATGCGAATTCACACTAGAGAAAAGCCTCacacctgtcaagagtgtggaaagagtttcactgtAAAAGGAAGTCTTATAAaccacatgagaactcacactagagaaaagccttacacctgtcaagagtgtggacACAGTTTCATTGCAAAAGGAAATCttatagtccacatgagaattcacactggagagagttCATTCACCTGTGAacagtgtggacagagtttcacacagaaaggaaaccttaaagtccacatgagaactcacactggagaaaagccttacacctgcactCTGTGCGGGAATGGCTTCACACAGGAACAAGGCCTTAGGAaacacatgaatattcacactggagagaagctatttacatgtgatcagtgtgaaaaAAGTTTCAGATTTACAGGTGACCTTAAGTGCCATATGAGGATTCACTCGAAAGAGAACTCTTTTAGAAGTCGTCACTGTGGAaagagcagaggtgtaaagagtatcTGA